The following proteins are co-located in the Motilibacter rhizosphaerae genome:
- a CDS encoding phosphotransferase enzyme family protein: MSAGLAGPVGLDAAAAVEALDAYGLAGSAVELISISENATWLVRPPGAEPLVLRLNRPGYHSRAAIESELAWVSSLRREGVVRTPPVVPTVDGSLVAALPGRPGQHAVLFAHVRGSHPDESALLPAFPGLGALTARLHEHARRWQRPAGFERFRWDERTSLGPDGHWGRWQDGLGVGEAEAEVLGAAADLASDRLRRFGDAAGTFGLVHADMRLANLLVDDGEVTVIDFDDCGFSWYLYDLAASLSFIEHLPEAPALVDAWVQGYRTEAPLSAEEERLLPSLVVLRRILLVAWIGSHRETEQAAAMGTAFTADSCTLAERYLATAGRTPWR; encoded by the coding sequence GTGAGCGCCGGGCTCGCCGGACCCGTGGGGCTCGACGCGGCAGCGGCGGTCGAGGCGCTCGACGCGTACGGGCTGGCGGGCAGCGCGGTCGAGCTCATCAGCATCTCGGAGAACGCGACCTGGCTGGTCCGCCCACCCGGCGCGGAACCGCTGGTGCTGCGACTGAACCGCCCCGGCTACCACAGCCGCGCCGCCATCGAGAGCGAGCTGGCCTGGGTCTCGTCGCTGCGGCGGGAGGGCGTCGTGCGTACGCCGCCGGTCGTGCCGACCGTCGACGGCAGCCTGGTCGCTGCGCTGCCGGGGCGTCCCGGGCAGCACGCGGTCCTCTTCGCGCACGTGCGCGGCAGCCACCCCGACGAGTCCGCGCTGCTCCCGGCGTTCCCGGGGCTCGGTGCCCTCACCGCACGGCTCCACGAGCACGCCCGGCGGTGGCAGCGCCCTGCGGGGTTCGAGCGGTTCCGCTGGGACGAGCGGACGTCGCTCGGCCCGGACGGGCACTGGGGCCGCTGGCAGGACGGCCTCGGCGTCGGGGAGGCGGAGGCGGAGGTCCTGGGTGCAGCGGCCGACCTGGCGAGCGACCGGCTGCGCAGGTTCGGCGACGCCGCAGGCACCTTCGGCCTCGTGCACGCCGACATGCGCCTCGCCAACCTGCTCGTCGACGACGGTGAGGTCACCGTCATCGACTTCGACGACTGCGGCTTCAGCTGGTACCTCTACGACCTCGCCGCCTCGCTGTCCTTCATCGAGCACCTGCCCGAGGCACCGGCCCTGGTCGACGCGTGGGTCCAGGGCTACCGCACGGAGGCGCCGCTGAGCGCGGAGGAGGAGCGGCTGCTGCCCTCCCTGGTCGTGCTGCGCCGGATCCTGCTCGTCGCGTGGATCGGCTCGCACCGGGAGACGGAGCAGGCGGCGGCGATGGGGACGGCCTTCACCGCGGACAGCTGCACGCTGGCCGAGCGCTACCTCGCCACCGCCGGGCGGACGCCGTGGCGGTGA